The following proteins come from a genomic window of Bartonella apihabitans:
- a CDS encoding asparaginase: protein MPTVAIGALGGTIAMVAGKSGGVEPELSADQLAKSVPGISELATIHAETLAKLPSGSLSFKVLFEALDWANNQIDKGAKAVILTQGTDTLEESAFLLSLYWQKTQPLIITGAMRAPMAAGANGPANLLSSLLVAINEQSIGRGAMVVMNDEIHSPYFVRKSHSLKVETFKSGLVGPLGVVVEAKPVFFHSIDRRPKPLSRPKTLDKKVALVEACLSSGGDHLELVFSSGIYQGVVIAGFGSGHVSFEEADIIKNYAGTLPVIVTTRAYSGPTSERTYGYKGSEIDLIRSGVLMGRWLSPLKARLLLWALLSAGLDKEEIEKAWGHWQIGETVRTV, encoded by the coding sequence TTGCCGACAGTTGCTATTGGTGCATTGGGTGGCACAATTGCCATGGTTGCCGGAAAGTCCGGCGGAGTGGAGCCTGAACTTTCGGCTGACCAGCTTGCAAAATCGGTTCCCGGCATTTCCGAACTTGCTACAATACATGCCGAAACATTGGCAAAACTGCCAAGCGGTTCCCTCTCCTTCAAAGTGTTGTTTGAAGCTCTTGATTGGGCAAATAACCAGATTGATAAGGGTGCAAAAGCTGTCATTCTGACCCAAGGTACCGACACGCTTGAAGAATCAGCATTTCTCCTTTCACTTTATTGGCAAAAAACCCAGCCGCTCATTATAACCGGTGCTATGCGTGCGCCAATGGCAGCCGGTGCCAACGGGCCAGCCAATCTTTTATCCTCTTTACTCGTGGCAATAAATGAACAAAGCATCGGTCGCGGCGCTATGGTGGTGATGAATGACGAAATCCATTCCCCCTATTTTGTAAGAAAAAGTCATTCGCTCAAAGTTGAAACTTTCAAATCAGGTTTGGTCGGCCCGCTTGGTGTGGTTGTCGAGGCAAAACCGGTTTTCTTCCACTCTATCGATAGACGACCAAAACCGTTAAGCAGGCCGAAAACGCTTGATAAAAAAGTTGCCCTTGTCGAAGCCTGCCTTTCTTCGGGAGGAGACCATCTTGAACTCGTATTTTCAAGCGGCATTTATCAGGGCGTTGTGATTGCCGGTTTCGGATCCGGCCACGTAAGTTTCGAGGAAGCCGATATTATTAAAAATTATGCGGGCACTCTGCCGGTTATTGTAACAACACGAGCCTATAGCGGACCAACAAGTGAAAGAACCTATGGTTATAAAGGTTCGGAAATTGATCTTATAAGAAGCGGCGTGCTGATGGGCAGGTGGCTTTCGCCCTTAAAAGCGCGGCTGTTATTATGGGCTCTCCTTTCAGCCGGTCTGGATAAAGAGGAAATTGAAAAAGCATGGGGTCACTGGCAAATCGGTGAGACAGTCAGAACCGTTTAA